The DNA window CTGATCCTGTCGCCGGAGGACGCCGACGCCATTGGCAGGCTGCTGGGGTGGGTCGGCGTCACGCACGTGCGTCGGCACCACGCCCATTATCACACTGCCGGCGGCGGACACCTGTACCAGGGACGGTTCAAGAGTTTCCCGATCGAAGGCGGTAAGCATTTCCGGGCGGTCTGCCGGTATGTCGAGGCCAACCCCCGCCGGGCGAAACTGGTGAAGCGGGCCGAAGACTGGCGATGGAGCAGCCTGGCGGCCCACGTCGATCCGCCGGCGGCAAGGCCGGAGGATGTCGCCGCCGACGCGTGGCCGGCGTTGACGCGTTGGCCGGGGAAGAAGCCGGCGGATTGGGAGCAGCGGGTGAACCGCCCGATCGAAGTCGCTGAGGCCGAGGCGATGAAGTTGAGCATCGCGCGGGGCCGGCCGTACGGGTCGGCGACGTGGACCGCCGAGACGGCGAAGAAGCTGGGGCTGGAGTACACGCTCCGCGACCGCGGCCGACCGAGGAAGGAGCGGGAGGATGAGGGAAAAGAGTGATGTCCCCTTAGTGTGCAAGGAGAAGCTGTATCTGAGATGAGAGTAGGCCTCTCGTAGTCGAGCGACAGGGCTTGGCTGCAAACCGGCTCAAGCTGCGGTGAGGAATATAAGGGGACATCACTCTTTTCTGTTGACTCCCGCCAACCGTAATGGCTATCCTTTCGGCCGTGCCACGTACCGCCCGCTCCATCGCCGCCGGGGGATTCTACCATGTGCTCAATCGAGGCAACGGACGGCAGCCGCTCTTCCGCAAGGACGCCGACTACGACGCCTTCTGCCACATCCTCGCCGACGGGCTGCGGCGATATCCCGTGAAACTCTACTGCTGGTGCCTGATGCCCAATCACTGGCACCTGGTCCTGTCGCCGGAGAACGCCGACTCGATCGGCAGGCTGCTGGGGTGGGTCGGCGTCACGCACGTGCGTCGGCACCACGCCCATTATCACACCGCCGGCGGCGGGCACCTGTACCAGGGGCGGTTCAAGAGTTTCCCGATCGAAGGCGGCAAGCATTTCCGGGCGGTCTGCCGGTATGTCGAGGCCAACCCCCGCCGGGCGAAACTGGTGAAGCGGGCCGAAGACTGGCGATGGAGCAGCCTGGCGGCCCACGTCGATCCGCCGGTGGCAAGGCCGGAGGATGTCGCCGCCGACGCCTGGCCGGCGCTGACGCGCTGGCCCGGCCGGAAACCGGCGGACTGGGCCGAGTGGGTGAATAAGCCGATCGAGGTCGCCGAGGCCGAGGCGATGAAGCTGAGCATCGCCCGGGGCCGGCCGTACGGGTCGGCGAAGTGGACTGCCAAGACGGCGAAGAACCTGGGGCTGGAGTACACGCTCCGCGACCGCGGCCGGCCGAGGAAGGTGCGAGAAGATGATGGAAAAAAGTGATGTCCCCTTTTCTTCCTCCCTGTTTCGCGCCTCCGACTATCGGGCTAGCCGCCGCATAACGTAAGGCCGTTGAGCGGCCGCGGCGGCGCACACGCGACGCTCGACCGCAAGTGAACTATACCGCCGCCGCGGTCCGCTCCAGAGAACCCATGCAATCCCGCCGCCGATCTGTGACGATCGGCGACACCTCTCACCACAAGAGTTCCTTACCACAGGAGGATTGCATGAGCCTCGCAAAGATCATCGCGCTGGACCTGGGCAAGTTCAAGACCGTCTGCTGCGTGATGGATGCGGCGACGCGGGAGTCGGCGTTCGAGACGGTTCAGACCTCTCCCACCTCGCTGCACGAGTTGATCGTCAAACAGCTGCCGCCGTCACCTGCCGACGCGCTCGTGGTCTTCGAGACCTGCGACCTGGCAGGCTGGGTGCACGATCTGTGTCAGGGGCTGGGCGTCAAAGTGATCGTCACCCACGCCAACGGCGAAGCCTGGCAGTGGCGACGCGTCAAGCGCAAGACCGATCGCGATGACGCCCTGAAGCTCGCGAAGCTGGCGTTGCTCGATCAACTCGGCCCCGTGCACATGCCGTCGCCCGACCAGCGGCAGCGGCGACGGCTGGTCCTGCACCGCCGATCGGTCGTCAGCCGGCGGACGCAGAGCCGCAACGCGATCCGTGCGATCTTCAACCAGCAAGGTCTTTCGCTGGCCAAGGGCGGCAAGCAGTGGACGATTGCCGGGCTCGCCCAATTGCGTGAGCACGCGCGGCCGCTCGCCGAATGCGACCTGGCGGATCTCTGGCGTGGACGGCTGGAGGTCGAGCTGTCGCTGATGCAGGCGGCCGACGCTCAACTCAAAGTCCTCGACGCCAAGCTCGACGAACTGGGAAAGCATGATGCGCGGATCCAGTTGCTGCAGACAGTGAAGGGCGTCGGGCCGCGAGTCGCCGAGGTGGTCGTGCTGCACCTGGACGACCCGCACCGTTTCAAGTCGGCGGACCACGTCGCCGGCTACGCGGGGCTCGTTCCCAAACAGATCGAAAGCGGTCAAATGAGCCGCTTCGGACACATCACCGGGCGAGGGCCGGCGCTCTTACGGAGCATGCTGGTGGAGGCGGCGTGGGTGGTGTGGCGACACAACGCCTGGGCACAGGCGTGGGTGGCGAAGATCTCGCGCGGCAGCCGGGCGAGGCGGAAGATCGCGATGGTGGCGCTGGCGCGGAAGCTGCTGACGATGCTCTGGTCGATGATGAAGCACAACCGGCCGTTCCAGACGCCGACAAGCGGTCCGCCGATGGCGGCGTTACCACTGCCACCGATGTTGGCACTGGCCTGACGCCGATTGGAAAAACACTGACAAGTTGAACGATCGGGTACGACGACAGCAACGAGAGAAGACCGAACAAGAGATGAACGCCACGAGATGTTGAAGGTTCCGCCGAAGCTTTGCCAGAAGCGCACCCTCGTGCGAACGAGCCTGCAGACCGCGACTAACCAGGTGCACGGGTTGTCGACGTGCGATCCAGCGAATGCGGCGCAGGCCTCGTCTGGGTGAATGCGGCTCCGGACCCTGAGGTTCGGATGACCAGCGAATAGTCGTGTGAAGCGCACGCGGACGCGGACGGCAGCGAAAACGGAACCGGAGACGAAGGAATGAATGAAGAGCCGCCGCTGTGCGGCGACGGGAACGCGCGCTCAAAATTTACTGTTGATCGAGAGCGGGATTCATAGTCGGCGGGTTATGCGGCGATTGACGTCCCCTTTCAAGGTAGCTTAAGCACACCAACGTCTATTCCGGACCGTGGCGGCCCTTTTCCGTCGAAACGTAGCCCTCCGCTGACCTGAGTCGTGGGCACCGCTTTGCCACCCGATGTGACGACGACGGTGAAACGGGGATCGGGAACCCACATCAGCAGGCCGACAGCGGCCACCTCGACCAGCTTGCTCCGCTCGCTTACGCGGAATGTGCCGTCGTTTCGCGTGACTGTGACAGCGACGTCTTCGCCGCTCCAATCGCGAAGGGAGACCGTCGCGCCGGCAACGGAGGCCGAGGCGTTGTCTACGACCCGCCCGCGAACGGAAGGCACATTCACGTACGTCGCGCACCCCGAACACAAGGAGGCTATAGCGAACGCCCAAACGAGGCATTGTCTTCGCCACATAACGGACCAACGTTCAATGGCCGGCACCGCGCCGGTCGGTTTTGATTTTACCGAAAGCTTTAACGCGGGGCCGGTCCATTGCAGAGAACCCATGCAATCCCGCCGCTGATCTGTGACGATCGGCGACACCTCTCACCACAAGAGTTCCTTACCACAGGAGGATTGCATGAGTCTCTCAAAGATCATCGCGCTGGATCTGGGCAAGTTCAAGACCGTCTGCTGCGTGATGGACGCTGCCACGCGTGAGTCGGCGTTCGAGACGGTCCAGACCTCTCCAGTCTCGCTGCACGAGCTGATCGTCAAACAGCTGCCGCCGTCGCCTGCCGACGCACTGGTGGTCTTCGAGACCTGCGACCTGGCAGGCTGGGTCCACGATCTGTGTCAGGGCCTGGGCGTTCGAGTGATCGTCACACATGCCAACGGCGAAGCCTGGCAGTGGCGACGCGTCAAACGCAAGACCGATCGCGACGACGCCCTGAAGCTCGCGAAGCTGGCGTTGCTCGATCAACTCGGCCCCGTGCACATGCCGTCGCCCGATCAGCGGCAGCGGCGACGGCTGGTCCTGCACCGCCGATTGGCTACTCTTTCGCCCGTGCCACGTACCGCCCGCTCCATCGCCGCCGGGGGATTCTACCATGTTCTCAATCGAGGCAACGGACGGCAGGCGATCTTCCACAAGGACGCCGACTACGGCGCCTTTCTGCCGACGAGGCCGCCCGGCGAAGGCGGCGAGGGCGGAGAATCCCTGGGTCGTGAGCCGTTCTTGGCCTGTTCTGCGTCTCATTTTTCGGTCTACGGGCCGGAAACGGACGGCGGGCAAAAATCGGGTTGCAACTTTCCGCGCAGGATATAACATATACCGTACAAACGTGCCGGCGCCGGTCCGGGTTTCTGCCGCCCCGTCGGCGGGTGATCTCCGTGCGCGGCGCTGGCGGGTGTGATCCGTTGGCGTGGGCGTCGACTCCGCGGAGAATAATGAGAGCCGGGCGATTGGTGTTGATCGCGCCGGAGGGTCTGGTTTTGGTGGGTCGGAGACGTGGAGAGCGTAAAAGACGGTGAGACGGGGTGCGCAGGCTGATCGATCACTTGGGTTCGTTCGGCGCTGTCGTCTTGGGTTCGTTCGGCTAACAAGCCGACGGCGCAGCGTACTCGCGGAGCCCCGGGTTTACCGGCGGGATCTCGGGTTCGTTCGGCAGGAGGGCGCCATGTCAGGGACCCTTACGGCTGAATCAGTGACACGGGCTTCCAGGTGCGTGCGTGCAACGTCGTGGTCGATCGGCGCTCCGAACGACGGCTTCCAACGTCATCATTACCGACCATTTAGTGATTGCGAAGAGCTGAAGATGCGAAATGAACGGCTACCTTACGAATTATGCACCTCGCACGGGCTGGAAGCCCGTGTCACTGACGGGGTCGTTCGGTAAGAGGCTCTCGGGTTCGTTCGGCCGGGTTGCGCTGGGTTCGTTCGGCAGAAGTCGGTGATAGAGGATGAGCGGTCTTCGACGTGTGACGCACCTCGCACGGCTTGGAAAGCCGTGTCACGGACGGCGGGCTGGAGGGTCGCCTCAACACCGGCGTTGGAGGGGCCCATGGCGCAGAAACATCGAATTTCCCAAAACAAAGCCATTGAGGATCTCCAAAACCTCGTTTTTGGCGTCCAGAAGCGGTGGGGCGATCGCGTGCGTGTTGGCTTTGGGTCGGCGAATGACGCCGGAGCGGCGCTCGGTGCGAGAAACTGGGTCGGTATTCAGACGCCGGGCGGTTTCGACGGGGCGATGTATTCGGATGATATCCGCGGGCGATCGGAAGGGCCGAGCCGCCTTGCCTCAACCCCGGCGTCTCCTTAGGATCGCTCGCTTTCCCGCGGGAATGGCGTGCAGCCCAAGCCGGTTTGCCTGTCCGGCCCGCGAAGCTGAAATAGTCGCTCAATTTTTTTGATCCGAAGGGACAACCGCCATGCCGCAAGGTGCTGGGCTCAAGATTCTGGTCGCCGACGAACTCGCCAAGGAAGGTCTGGAACTGCTCAAGGAGTCCGGAATCTCGTTCGATGTGAAGATCGGTCTGAAGGAAGATCAACTCGCCGCCGAGACCCCGAACTACGACGCGATGATCGTGCGTTCCGGTGCGAAGGTCACCGCCAAGGTGATGGAGAACCCGGGCAAGCTGAAGGTGATCGCCCGTGCCGGCGTGGGTGTGGACAACATTCACCTGCCGACGGCAACCGCCAAGGGCATCCTGGTGCTGAACACCGCCGCCGCGAGCACGCTCTCGACGGCCGAGCACGCACTGGCGCTGATGATGTCGCTGGCCCGCAAGATTCCCGCTGCCGACGCGCACGTGAAGAGCGGCCCGGAGAAGTGGTCCAAGGCCAAGTACCAGGGCACGCAGCTGGCCGGTAAGACGCTCGGCGTGGTCGGCATGGGCCGCATCGGCCAGACCGTCGCCAGCCGTGCGATCGCGATGGAAATGACCGTCATCGGCTTCGACCCGTTCGTGCAGGCCGAGAGCCTGATGGACGGCAAAGTGAAGATGGTGCGCGATTTTGACCAGTTCCTGGCTCAGATCGATGTCATCACCTTTCACGTTCCGGGCGGCGAGGGCACCAAGCACCTGCTGAGCCGGGATCGGCTCTTTAACAAGTGCAAGCCGAACCTGCTGATCGTCAACGACGCCCGCGGCGAAGTGGTGGACGAGTTCGCGCTCGCCGAGGCGCTGGCCGAGAAGAAGGTGGCCGGCGCGGCGATCGACGTGTTCATCAAGGAACCGACGCCCGCCGATCACCCGCTGCTGAAGGCCCCCAACTGCGTGCTTACGCCGCACCTGGGTGCCCAGACGGACGAAGCCCAGACGGCAGTGAGTGTCGAGGCGTGCAAGGCGATCATCGCTTACCTGAACAGCGGCGAGATCCGCGGCGCGGTGAACGCCGGCGGCATCAAGCTCGATCTGCCCCCTGACGAGCTTCCGTTCACCAAGCTCGCGAGCCGGGTCGGCGCGTTGCTCGCCGGGCTGATGGACGGCGGCTACAAGACGATCACCCTTCGCGTCAGCGGCACCAAGGCACCGAAGCACATGAACACGCTGCTTCGCCTGGCGGCGGTCGAACTGCTGAAGCCGCACCTGGGCGAAGGCGCGGTGAATGTGATCAATGTCGAGCATCTGGCCCGCAGCCGGGGCATCGATCTGGTGGCGATCCACGAAGAAGCACCGCCGGCCGGGCTGGTAGGCGATATTGTCGGTGTTCGGGCCGACGGGCCGAATGGCGAATCGCACCGTGTTCTCGGCACGGTGTACGCCGACGGCCTGCCGCGCGTGCTGCGCATTGATAACTACGCGATGGACATGATTCCCGAGGGGAACATGGTCGTCATCCAGAACGACGACATGCCGGGCATGATCGGCATCGTCGGGACGAGCTTCGGCGACGCCAAGGTCAACATCGCCGACATGGTTATCAGCCGCGAGTACGACAAGGCCGGCAAGGCGACGGCGTTCCAGGTGATCAAGACCGACAGCTCGCCGGACGCGAAGCTGCTCGAAAGCCTCAAGGCCCGGCCGGGCATTTTGAAGGTGAAGTCGGTCGCGCTTCCGGCTCGCGGGTAAGCGAGCGCGTCATCGACGCAATCCATGATCTGGCGAACGCCCTCTCCGGCATCCTGTCGGAGAGGGCGCTTTGATTCTCATCAAGGCACAGACCCCCACTTTCCGATGTGCCGGGTGATCGGATACAAGGGCGATTCAATGACTCCGCCGCAGCAAACACTCCTGTATCTCATTCCCGTTGCTTACCTGGTAGGGTCGGTGCCGTTCGGGTTGATCGTGGGGAAGATGCGCGGCATTGACGTGCGCACCGCCGGCAGCGGCAACATTGGCGCGACCAACGTCGGTCGGTTGCTGGGGGCGAAGTACTTTGCGCTGGTGTTCGTCCTGGACATGCTCAAGGGGCTGGGGCCGATGGTTGCGGCGGGGGGCGTCCTGGGGTTTGTCGCGAACGATTCCCTCACCTACCTGCTCTGGCTCGCCGTCGGCTTCACGGCCATCCTCGGGCACATGTTCAGCGTGTTTCTCAAGTTCAAAGGTGGCAAGGGTGTCGCGACCAGCGCGGGCGTGGTGCTGGGGTTGTTTCCGTACTTCACGCTACCGGCGGCAACGGCGCTGGCGATCTGGGGAGCGCTATTCGGCCGCACGAAGATCGTCAGCCTCGCGTCCATCGCCGCGGCGATCGCCTTTCCCCTGGTCTATCTTGGCTTCGCGATCGCCGGCGACTGGCATCCGTTTGGGGAACAGCTGCCGCTGCTCCTGTTCTCGCTGCTGATGGCCGCGATGATTGTCCTGCGACACCGGACGAATATCTCCCGGCTGCGGGCCGGCACCGAGCACCGCTTCGGCAAGATCAAGCCGACCACCAACGGCGATCGCCTCGCCAGTGGCAATGGTGAATCGGGTGATGCGCACGGGCACAGCCGCGCCTGAGGCAGATCGTTCCTACAATCCTGCCAATGAACGAAGCCTCAAAACCCGTCTGGTTCATCCTGTTCGTGGTGGTGGGACTGGCGACCATCGTCGTGATCTCCCGGAGCCGTTCGGGCGGCGGCGACGGCCATGGTGCGGTCCCCTGGCAGACCGACCTGCTCGCCGCCCGCGAGGAGGGTGCCCGCAGCGGCAAGCCCGTGCTGCTCTATTTCACCGCGAGCTGGTGCCCGCCGTGCCAGAAGATGAAGTCGAGCACCTGGATGGATTCGGCGGTCGCCGACGTCATCAAGGCCCGGTACATCCCGGTCATGATCGATGTCGATGAACAGAAGTCGGTCGCTGCCGCCTATGGCGTGCAGGGCATACCAAG is part of the Humisphaera borealis genome and encodes:
- a CDS encoding transposase — encoded protein: MPRTARSIAAGGFYHVLNRGNGRQAIFHKDADYDTFCRIFADGLRRYPVKLYCWCLMPNHWHLILSPEDADAIGRLLGWVGVTHVRRHHAHYHTAGGGHLYQGRFKSFPIEGGKHFRAVCRYVEANPRRAKLVKRAEDWRWSSLAAHVDPPAARPEDVAADAWPALTRWPGKKPADWEQRVNRPIEVAEAEAMKLSIARGRPYGSATWTAETAKKLGLEYTLRDRGRPRKEREDEGKE
- a CDS encoding transposase, yielding MPRTARSIAAGGFYHVLNRGNGRQPLFRKDADYDAFCHILADGLRRYPVKLYCWCLMPNHWHLVLSPENADSIGRLLGWVGVTHVRRHHAHYHTAGGGHLYQGRFKSFPIEGGKHFRAVCRYVEANPRRAKLVKRAEDWRWSSLAAHVDPPVARPEDVAADAWPALTRWPGRKPADWAEWVNKPIEVAEAEAMKLSIARGRPYGSAKWTAKTAKNLGLEYTLRDRGRPRKVREDDGKK
- a CDS encoding IS110 family RNA-guided transposase; this encodes MSLAKIIALDLGKFKTVCCVMDAATRESAFETVQTSPTSLHELIVKQLPPSPADALVVFETCDLAGWVHDLCQGLGVKVIVTHANGEAWQWRRVKRKTDRDDALKLAKLALLDQLGPVHMPSPDQRQRRRLVLHRRSVVSRRTQSRNAIRAIFNQQGLSLAKGGKQWTIAGLAQLREHARPLAECDLADLWRGRLEVELSLMQAADAQLKVLDAKLDELGKHDARIQLLQTVKGVGPRVAEVVVLHLDDPHRFKSADHVAGYAGLVPKQIESGQMSRFGHITGRGPALLRSMLVEAAWVVWRHNAWAQAWVAKISRGSRARRKIAMVALARKLLTMLWSMMKHNRPFQTPTSGPPMAALPLPPMLALA
- a CDS encoding carboxypeptidase-like regulatory domain-containing protein yields the protein MNVPSVRGRVVDNASASVAGATVSLRDWSGEDVAVTVTRNDGTFRVSERSKLVEVAAVGLLMWVPDPRFTVVVTSGGKAVPTTQVSGGLRFDGKGPPRSGIDVGVLKLP
- a CDS encoding IS110 family transposase, which codes for MSLSKIIALDLGKFKTVCCVMDAATRESAFETVQTSPVSLHELIVKQLPPSPADALVVFETCDLAGWVHDLCQGLGVRVIVTHANGEAWQWRRVKRKTDRDDALKLAKLALLDQLGPVHMPSPDQRQRRRLVLHRRLATLSPVPRTARSIAAGGFYHVLNRGNGRQAIFHKDADYGAFLPTRPPGEGGEGGESLGREPFLACSASHFSVYGPETDGGQKSGCNFPRRI
- the serA gene encoding phosphoglycerate dehydrogenase codes for the protein MPQGAGLKILVADELAKEGLELLKESGISFDVKIGLKEDQLAAETPNYDAMIVRSGAKVTAKVMENPGKLKVIARAGVGVDNIHLPTATAKGILVLNTAAASTLSTAEHALALMMSLARKIPAADAHVKSGPEKWSKAKYQGTQLAGKTLGVVGMGRIGQTVASRAIAMEMTVIGFDPFVQAESLMDGKVKMVRDFDQFLAQIDVITFHVPGGEGTKHLLSRDRLFNKCKPNLLIVNDARGEVVDEFALAEALAEKKVAGAAIDVFIKEPTPADHPLLKAPNCVLTPHLGAQTDEAQTAVSVEACKAIIAYLNSGEIRGAVNAGGIKLDLPPDELPFTKLASRVGALLAGLMDGGYKTITLRVSGTKAPKHMNTLLRLAAVELLKPHLGEGAVNVINVEHLARSRGIDLVAIHEEAPPAGLVGDIVGVRADGPNGESHRVLGTVYADGLPRVLRIDNYAMDMIPEGNMVVIQNDDMPGMIGIVGTSFGDAKVNIADMVISREYDKAGKATAFQVIKTDSSPDAKLLESLKARPGILKVKSVALPARG
- the plsY gene encoding glycerol-3-phosphate 1-O-acyltransferase PlsY — translated: MTPPQQTLLYLIPVAYLVGSVPFGLIVGKMRGIDVRTAGSGNIGATNVGRLLGAKYFALVFVLDMLKGLGPMVAAGGVLGFVANDSLTYLLWLAVGFTAILGHMFSVFLKFKGGKGVATSAGVVLGLFPYFTLPAATALAIWGALFGRTKIVSLASIAAAIAFPLVYLGFAIAGDWHPFGEQLPLLLFSLLMAAMIVLRHRTNISRLRAGTEHRFGKIKPTTNGDRLASGNGESGDAHGHSRA
- a CDS encoding thioredoxin family protein; this encodes MNEASKPVWFILFVVVGLATIVVISRSRSGGGDGHGAVPWQTDLLAAREEGARSGKPVLLYFTASWCPPCQKMKSSTWMDSAVADVIKARYIPVMIDVDEQKSVAAAYGVQGIPRVEVLSANGDRKLITEGYLSPQDMAAVLR